ttcttgaggtactttgaacacttctctaccacggtcagtatggttctaaaccattccttacgtattttaattgtactcttcattttgcggaaaaatcccaaacctatcaaagtcacccggctatcaaagtcacNNNNNNNNNNNNNNNNNNNNNNNNNNNNNNNNNNNNNNNNNNNNNNNNNNNNNNNNNNNNNNNNNNNNNNNNNNNNNNNNNNNNNNNNNNNNNNNNNNNNattttttcagttcaacccatataacccatttttatggttgtaatacctgaacttaaaaaatcgtatgaaaagtgtgatattgaactcagaaaatcacgATTTTTGGTAAGAGCGGTACCCTTGCCAAAAAAATAAGAGAATTTCTGGGCGGTGTGAAAAGTAGGTATACTACGACTATTTGAATTCGTTCACTTGAACTTTAAATCATTGTGTGATTTTGTTTCAGTGTGTAATCATTAAGGTTATGTTTCTATTTTCACAACAATCAAAAGTCCAAGATCCCTCCCGCGGCAGCATGTCATCGTTCATCAAGCGGTTCCGTAACGCAACCCTGGTTGCGTTCAACCGGACAGTCTACTTCCTTCAGGATGACGACAGTGCATGGTCGTACGAAATGGACGCGGACAAGGAGTCGGTTCCCTTCGAAAAGGGCCGTCCGCGTAAGTACTTTGACGCCGACAGCGACAGTGACGAGGAGCAGCAAAACGGCGACGAACCGGGAACCGGGAAGAACAACGGAGGTGGTGACACAGTGAAAAAGGACCAGGATGACCAGACCAACGCGATCGTGGCGCTGGATGTGAATGAGGATCGTTCGCAGGTGgcggtggccaccggagataAATCGCTGTACCTGTTTGAGGTAGACCAGGATGGACGAACGCTGAAGGTGCTTTCTCGGAGGTTGCTGTCCCGAGCTTCCAGCTGTGTCAAGTTTGCCGCCGGTGGTCGGTTTGCGATCGTGTGTGATAAGGGTGGAGACTGCTACAGATACGACTGCGAAGAGTACAGGAAACCGGGACGATGGCTGCTTGGTCACATGAGTCAGGTGCTGGATGTCCTGATTGACGCAGAGGAGAAGTAATATTTGCCTTGCTTTTTAAATCAACTTAGTTTGACTCTTATTTTTCAACAGACTCATCATTACCAGCGACCGGGACGAGAAGATCCGGGTTACGTGCCATCCGGATTGCCACAACATCGAGACCTTTTGTCTGGGTCACACCGAATTTGTGTCCCATTTGGAGTTTCTCGGGCCGGAATCGCTGTTGTCCTTGTCGGGAGATAAAACGTTACGCTGGTGGAACTACAAAAGTGGAAAGGAGCTTGCTCGGCAAGAGCTGGAGCTGCCCGGTAACAAATTGGCCCTCCAGAAGCTAGCCGCAGATGGAACGGGACTTTTGGCAGTTCTATGCTACAAACCAACGGCGGTCAACGTTTTCAAACTGAGCGGAACGACCGGCTGTGAATTTGTTCAAGCGTTGAACTTAAAGTCCGGACAAGTCTTTTCAACAATTGCCTTTGACGAAAGTGGTAATTTGTTGGGATTGGTCATCGAAGAAAGCACCGGAGCTCCTTCGCTGGCAAAGTACGAATTTGATCGCGAAAACTCTAAGTTGGCAAAGGAAGCCGCGATCGTCAAAAGTTTCGACGACTCCAAGCTGCCGTACGTCGATTCCGTGTCGTTTTTGTTCAAGAAAAAGTTCGACAACATCAAAGACTACCAGGAGCGGAAGCGGAAACGGATCGAGGAGAACAACAAGCAACTCGGATAATGACGTTTCTCTATCATTCTATCGTGTGTCGAAAAGCGCTTTGACGGTACATCCGACAAGGATTATTGTAATTAATTATTAATGCGTAAGATGTATGGGGAAATAAACAGAATATACTTGCGCGCGTGCGATGCATACACGAACTCTCCTGCTTAGACCGGCTTGTAGTCCAGCTTGCTCTCCAGTCTCTTGTTGTCTGCCACCTTTCGGACGGCTTTCATAAAGTCTTCCTGGATGACGTACTCGCGTTCGGCCCGAATCGCAAACAATCCCGCCTCGGTGCACACATTTCGCAGATCGGCGCCGTTAAAGTTGTCCGAAAGTTTCACCACGGCTTCGTAGTCGATGTCTCCGTGTTTGGCGATCGGACCGGcatggattttcaaaatttccagtctaaaaaatatcatttgttttaaaaaagatttccTTACCACATCATCTACCATCCAACTCACCTGGCCTGCTCGTTGGGCAGCGGGATTTCAATCTTCCTGTCCAGACGACCCGGACGTAGAAGGGCAGGATCCAACGTATCCGGTCGGTTCGTGGCCATAATCATCTTGACCTGTCCCAGCGAATCGAAACCGTCCATCTGGTTGAGCAGCTCCATCAGCGTGCGTTGAATTTCACGATCGGCCGAAGTGCCCTCGGAGAATCGCCGCCCACCGATGGCGTCAATCTCGTCCATGAAAATGATACACGGCTGGTGGTCCCGGGCGTAGTTGAACATTTCACGGATCAACCGAGCCGATTCTCCAATATATTTATCCACGATGGCCGACGAAACCACCTTCAAGAAGTTTGCGTCCAGCTGAGAAGCGACCGCACGGGCCAGCAAAGTTTTACCTGTTCCCGGTGGTCCGTACAGCAAACATCCCTTCGGTGGCGTAATTCCAACACGGAGGAACAGCTCCGGATTGAGCAGCGGCAATTCAATGACTTCTCGAAGCTCTCGAATCTGTTCCGACAAACCTCCAATCGCGGAGTAGGTGACCTCTCCGGGGTCTTCGTGGGACATGTTGTACACTAGAGGATCGACCTCCCTCGGCAGGTATCGCATAATGGTTAACGTAGTCATGTCCAGCGCTACCCGAGTTCCCGACTTTAGCTTGGTCTTGTCCAGCTGGCGACGACATCCGACAACATACCGAGGACCGTTCGTTGCCTTAACGATGAATTTATCCTCAGTAAGCTGCTTCAGCACCTCGCCTACAATCTGACCAACGCTCTGGAGCGCCTTCAGGTCATTCT
This is a stretch of genomic DNA from Culex pipiens pallens isolate TS chromosome 1, TS_CPP_V2, whole genome shotgun sequence. It encodes these proteins:
- the LOC120425479 gene encoding tRNA (guanine-N(7)-)-methyltransferase non-catalytic subunit wuho; the protein is MFLFSQQSKVQDPSRGSMSSFIKRFRNATLVAFNRTVYFLQDDDSAWSYEMDADKESVPFEKGRPRKYFDADSDSDEEQQNGDEPGTGKNNGGGDTVKKDQDDQTNAIVALDVNEDRSQVAVATGDKSLYLFEVDQDGRTLKVLSRRLLSRASSCVKFAAGGRFAIVCDKGGDCYRYDCEEYRKPGRWLLGHMSQVLDVLIDAEEKLIITSDRDEKIRVTCHPDCHNIETFCLGHTEFVSHLEFLGPESLLSLSGDKTLRWWNYKSGKELARQELELPGNKLALQKLAADGTGLLAVLCYKPTAVNVFKLSGTTGCEFVQALNLKSGQVFSTIAFDESGNLLGLVIEESTGAPSLAKYEFDRENSKLAKEAAIVKSFDDSKLPYVDSVSFLFKKKFDNIKDYQERKRKRIEENNKQLG
- the LOC120425480 gene encoding 26S proteasome regulatory subunit 10B, whose product is MSAAVEPAREKALQDYRKKLLEHKEVESRLKELRESLKELTKQFDKSENDLKALQSVGQIVGEVLKQLTEDKFIVKATNGPRYVVGCRRQLDKTKLKSGTRVALDMTTLTIMRYLPREVDPLVYNMSHEDPGEVTYSAIGGLSEQIRELREVIELPLLNPELFLRVGITPPKGCLLYGPPGTGKTLLARAVASQLDANFLKVVSSAIVDKYIGESARLIREMFNYARDHQPCIIFMDEIDAIGGRRFSEGTSADREIQRTLMELLNQMDGFDSLGQVKMIMATNRPDTLDPALLRPGRLDRKIEIPLPNEQARLEILKIHAGPIAKHGDIDYEAVVKLSDNFNGADLRNVCTEAGLFAIRAEREYVIQEDFMKAVRKVADNKRLESKLDYKPV